One genomic segment of Ricinus communis isolate WT05 ecotype wild-type chromosome 5, ASM1957865v1, whole genome shotgun sequence includes these proteins:
- the LOC8271160 gene encoding aspartate aminotransferase, mitochondrial, with product MAFRSAITRRLIRQKKNAMGARSMSLWWQSVEPAPKDPILGVTEAFLADPSPAKVNVGVGAYRDDNGKPVVLECVREAERRIAGNLNMEYLPMGGSVNMVEETLKLAYGENSEFIKDKRIAAVQSLSGTGACRLFADFQKRFRPDSQIYIPVPTWANHHNIWRDAQVPQNTYHYYHPESRGLNFAALMEDVKSAPDGSFFLLHACAHNPTGVDPSEEEWREISHVFKVKNHFAFFDMAYQGFASGDPERDAKSIRIFLEDGHHIGIAQSYAKNMGLYGQRVGCLSVLCEDEKQAVAVKSQLQQLARPMYSNPPVHGALIVSTILGDPDLKKLWLKEVKVMADRIISMRMALRENLEKLGSPLSWKHITNQIGMFCYSGMAPEQVDRLTKEFHIYMTCNGRISMAGVTTGNVGYLANAIHEVTKSG from the exons ATGGCTTTCAGAAGCGCGATCACACGCCGGTTGATCAGGCAGAAGAAGAATGCGATGGGAGCAAGATCCATGTCATTATGGTGGCAGAGCGTTGAGCCAGCTCCAAAAGATCCGATCCTCGGAGTAACCGAGGCTTTTCTTGCCGACCCAAGTCCTGCTAAAGTCAACGTTGGAGTT GGTGCGTACAGAGATGATAATGGAAAGCCAGTTGTTTTGGAATGTGTTAGAGAAGCAGAGCGTAGAATTGCTGGCAACTTAAACat GGAATATCTTCCGATGGGAGGGAGTGTGAATATGGTAGAAGAAACATTGAAATTAGCCTATGGAGAGAATTCTGAGTTCATTAAAGACAAAAGGATAGCAGCAGTGCAATCCCTCTCTGGGACTGGAGCATGCCGACTTTTTGCAGATTTTCAAAAGCGTTTTCGACCTGATTCCCAAATCTACATACCAGTTCCAACATGGGCTAA TCACCATAATATTTGGAGAGATGCTCAGGTCCCTCAAAACACCTATCATTACTATCATCCAGAGTCCAGGGGCTTAAATTTTGCAGCACTGATGGAAGACGTTAAG AGTGCTCCAGATGGCTCATTCTTTCTACTTCATGCTTGTGCTCATAATCCTACTGGTGTTGATCCATCTGAGGAAGAATGGAGAGAGATTTCACATGTATTCAAG GTAAAAAATCACTTTGCCTTCTTTGATATGGCGTATCAAGGTTTTGCTAGTGGTGATCCAGAGAGAGATGCAAAATCCATCAGGATTTTCCTCGAGGATGGTCATCATATTGGCATTGCCCAATCATATGCGAAAAATATGGGGCTTTATGGCCAGAGAGTAGGATGCCTCAG TGTGCTCTGTGAAGATGAGAAACAAGCAGTGGCTGTAAAAAGTCAGTTGCAGCAACTTGCAAGACCCATGTACAGCAATCCACCTGTTCATGGTGCACTTATAGTCTCGACTATCCTTGGGGACCCAGACTTGAAGAAATTATGGCTCAAGGAAGTGAAG GTAATGGCTGATCGCATCATCTCCATGCGGATGGCTCTGCGAGAAAACCTTGAAAAACTGGGTTCACCTTTGTCATGGAAGCACATTACTAATCAG ATTGGCATGTTTTGCTATAGTGGGATGGCACCTGAACAAGTTGATCGTTTGACAAAAGAATTCCATATCTATATGACCTGTAATGGCCGAATCAG TATGGCTGGCGTTACAACAGGCAATGTGGGATATTTGGCAAATGCTATACATGAGGTCACAAAATCTGGTTAG
- the LOC8263092 gene encoding shaggy-related protein kinase zeta has protein sequence MDSDKEMSPAALDGNDAANGHIISTTIGGKNGEPKQTISYMAERVVGTGSFGIVFQAKCLETGELVAIKKVLQDRRYKNRELQLMRLMDHPNVVSLKHCFFSTTSKDELFLNLVMEYVPETMYRILKHYSSINQRMPLIYVKLYTYQIFTGLAYIHSVPGVCHRDVKPQNLLVDPLTHQVKLCDFGSAKVLVKGEANISYICSRYYRAPELIFGATEYTASIDIWSAGCVLAELLLGQPLFPGENAVGQLVEIIKVLGTPTREEIRCMNPNYTDFRFPQIKAHPWHKVFHKRMPPEAIDLASRLLQYSPSLRCTALEACAHPFFDELREPNARLPNGRPLPPLFNFKQELSEASPELISRLIPEHVRRQSTLSFRHPAVS, from the exons atggaTTCTGATAAG GAAATGTCACCTGCGGCCCTTGATGGGAATGATGCTGCTAATGGTCATATAATCTCCACTACCATTGGAGGCAAGAATGGGGAGCCCAAACAA ACCATCAGTTACATGGCTGAGCGCGTTGTAGGTACTGGATCATTTGGAATTGTTTTTCAG GCCAAATGCTTGGAAACTGGAGAGTTGGTGGCTATAAAGAAGGTCCTGCAAGATAGACGATATAAAAATCGTGAACTGCAGTTAATGCGCTTGATGGACCACCCAAATGTGGTCTCCCTGAAACATTGTTTCTTCTCGACAACAAGTAAAGATGAGCTTTTCCTGAACTTGGTTATGGAGTATGTTCCCGAGACAATGTACCGAATTTTGAAGCATTATAGCAGTATAAACCAGAGGATGCCTCTCATTTATGTGAAACTTTATACATATCAA ATATTTACAGGGTTGGCATATATCCATAGTGTTCCTGGAGTTTGCCATAGGGATGTGAAACCTCAAAACCTTTTG GTTGATCCTCTTACCCACCAGGTTAAGCTTTGTGACTTTGGAAGTGCTAAAGTCTTG GTTAAGGGTGAAGCAAACATATCATATATATGCTCTCGTTATTATCGGGCGCCAGAACTCATATTCGGTGCAACAGAATATACTGCTTCAATTGATATTTGGTCAGCTGGTTGTGTCTTGGCTGAGCTTCTTCTGGGCCAG CCATTATTTCCTGGAGAAAATGCAGTGGGTCAACTTGTTGAGATCATCAAG GTTCTTGGTACTCCAACCCGAGAAGAAATCCGATGCATGAATCCAAATTATACAGATTTTAGATTTCCTCAGATTAAAGCTCATCCCTGGCACAAG GTTTTCCATAAGCGAATGCCTCCTGAAGCAATTGACCTTGCTTCACGGCTTCTTCAATATTCACCTAGTCTTCGCTGTACTGCA CTTGAAGCTTGTGCACATCCTTTCTTTGATGAGCTACGAGAGCCTAATGCCCGCCTTCCAAATGGTCGACCTTTACCGCCCCTTTTCAACTTTAAACAGGAA CTATCAGAAGCTTCACCAGAATTGATCAGCAGGCTCATACCTGAACATGTGAGGCGGCAGAGTACTCTCAGCTTCCGACATCCAGCTGTATCGTAA